In bacterium, the genomic window TCCAGCACTTGCATAAATACCTGTTCTGCCTGCGCATAATTGCCTTTTCCGTAGTACGCGATGCCCAGGTTGCAGTTGACCTTGTTATTAGCGACCGCCATTTCCCTGGCCGCGCTCAGATGCGCGATCGCTTCGTCATAGAGCGCCAGCTTGCAGCAAACATAACCGAGGTTATTAAGGATCGACGGACGTTTATCGATCGCTACGGCTTTTTCCAGCAGATCCTTTGCTTGATCATAGTTGACCCGCCGGGCTTCAATTAGTCCGCGGTACAGCAGCGCTTCGGCGTTGGCCGGATCGATCTCCAGAATTTTATTGAACTCACGTTCGGCCTCGTCGTACATCTCCGTCTTGAAGAACGCAAATCCAAGGTTTTTGAACTCGGCGATGTCACCGGTGGTCTTCTGAGCGGTCAAAGGTTTTTCGGGCTTCTCCAGCAGGCCAGCCGAGATCAAACCATAGATCGTGCGGCAGGTCTCAAAGAAATCGTATTCGGACAGCTTCAAGATCTCATCTATGTTCCTCGCGCCGTTGATGAGCTGGACTATTTTCTGCTCCTGCTCGGTTAACGGAACCACGCTGCAGTCACCCTTTGAAACCAGCACCGTTTCGAACGGCGGCAGTTTGTTCTCGATCTTTCGCCACTCGTCGATCCGCCGTGCCCCCTCGAGCAAAACACCCTGGGGCGATAATTCAACGGTGAATTCCTCTTCGCCCGGCAGCAGGTCGGCTTCAAAGTTGAAATAACCCGTGTCCCAGGTCAGCATGGTGAAAATGGTTTCAATGATCTGTTCCTTGAGCTCTTCTTCCAGAATGGTGGTCGTGATGATACCGGTTTCGACGAGCACTTCACCGATCCTCTTTTTTCTTTCTTTCTGAAGTACCAGCGCTTTTTCGAGCTCCGCTGAGGTTATTTTCTGTTTCGCTACCAATATATCCCCGATGCGATCCTTGCGGTTCAACAGGGTGGCGAATATTACCTTGCCGTTCTTGATGAAGATGTTGCCGAAATTCCTTCCATCGGTAACCGACAAACACCCGGCTTTCTGCGAATAGCCGAGCAGCTGGATCACATCGGGTAGAGACGCTTCAGACAGGGAACCTTTGATCGCCATTTATTGCCTTTGGTTTTGGTCCTTTCAATAATTCTCTTCGATCAGCTCGCCGGGGATCTCGGGGATGATAAGACGTTCCTCTTTAACCGTCTTCAACTGCACGCTAGCCGCATCGGGCTGAATTTCCGCGACTATCGGTTTGGCCGGGACAACGGCTGGCGGTGTCGCTGCTGCCGCCGTACTGACTTCGGTCACCATGTCATGCACCATACCGGCTATTCCCCCTGGTTCCGGCAGTTCAGCAGCAGCCGGTACCGGTTCCTCACCGGGCAAACCGAGATTCACGAGCGAATCCGCCGAAGGCTCAGAAACCGACGGCTCGCTGACTGCAGCTGCCACTTCCTCCGTGGGTTGTGATCCCGCTTCGCCCTTTGTCGTTACCGATTCTGCCGGTCCGACTGGTTCCAAATCAGGGGCGGGCTTTTCCGGCGACAGCGATTTCACAAAATCGACAAGCGATGAAAATCTCTCGAAATCCGGCAAACCGGTCTTGATAACCTGTTCAGCCCAGGTACCCGGCAGGCTCTTTCTGATATAAACCTCGGCGATGTCGAGTCCGGGTGGATTCACCACCACTTCCATGCCCAGTTCAAACAGCATTCTTTCTTCGTCCGTAAATCGATCATCGTTCGTGGCCAGCTCCGAACTCATAATGATTTCTTTGTCCCCTTTGATACGATCGTTCAAGAGATCTAACCAATCTCTCCGCATAATGGGTTTGAAGTCCCAGAGTGCAGTTAGGTTGTCGATGATCAGGACTTCAGTATTACTTAATCCGCTGTCCATTATTGACGGCGCCTGTTCGAGGTCGACCAATACGGCTGCAATACGACGGGATAAAAGATCACTGCATATTGCCTCCAACAAATGGGTCTTGCCATTACCCTCGCCGCCGATGATAATAAACGGGTTGAATTTGGTGCCCGGGTTGGTGACGATGCTGTCATAGTAAAAATCACGGACTGCCTTGTTGCTCTTGCCGATTATATAAGTATCGAAAGTCCGCAGCGGCTTGGCTGCCTCAGCGATCGCCGGCGCTGCAGGCGGAGGAACGACGACTTTTCCCGGCACCGCAACTATCGGCGCTGTCGCGGTGACCGGTGGCGGGATCGGCGCTCCGCGTTTCATCTTTTCGATCAGCGTTTCGATCTCCGAGATCTTACCGGGCGAGAAGAGCATGGACTCGATCCTCATCGCGTCATCCGGATTTTCATTGGTGTCGACCGTACCGAATATTTTTTGTAGCTCGATCAGCCGTTCTACCTTTTTGATAAAATCGTTATAGGCCGAGGCGAGCGCCGTGACGTCACCATCCAGGAGCGGTTTTAGCAAGGAAGTGTCAAATCCTTTCATTTCCCATATGTAGATCCTTTCGCGGTATTCCTCGCGCATATCGATCTTTTCCGTGACTTCCTGGAGCACCTCGGTGGCATTCTTTTTCAATTCTTCAAGCAAGCTGGAAACAGGACTGTACAACCCCTTGGGATAGAAATCTTTGAGGATCATGCGAATACTGTTCAGGTCAACGTTTAAATTCCCCAATGAGGAATATGCCACCAGCCGGTTGACCATGCCTTCGATGGCGCGGAAAGAACCGGCTGAAAGCTGCGCTAGTTCCAGGGCGATTTCATCCGGCAGGATTATGCTCATTTCGGTGGACTTCTTTTTAATAATATCAACCAGCGCCATTTCTTTGGGCGGCTGGATATCGCATACCAAACCGCCCTCCAGTCTCGACACCAGTTTGTGATTGAAATTATTGAGATCGCGCGGCGCGATCGTACCGGAAAAACAGATTTGCTTTCCAGCCGTCAGATAGGAATCGATCACCTCGAGAAATATCGGTTGATACTTGTCCGCGATGGTGTAAATATCATCCACGACGAGCAGCGAGCTGTGATCGCGCGCCTCATCGAGATACCGTTCAAAATCTTTGCCCGTGAAAAATGTCGCGGGATACTTTTTGTTAAGCTCGGTATAAAGCGCCCATAAAAGGTGGGTCTTTCCCAAACCGGTACCGCTGTAAACATAGAGCGGGTTGAAGATCTCCCCCGGGAACTGCACGATCTTCTGGGCGGCGAGGTAGGCGACACGGTTACCGTCGTACACATAGAAGTTCTCAAAGGAAAAAACCTTTTTCATCAGGCCACTGCTTTAAGCACACTTTGCGCAGCCAGTGAGAATTCATCTGAAGCCACCTTGACCACGCCCGGGATAGTCCGGTCATCAAACAGCGAAACCAGCAGGTAATTTTCGCTGACGGTGCTGTAAAATATGCTCGCTGCTTTTCCTTCCTGAAGGAATTTATGGAAATTCTTCTCACCAATGATGTGTGCCAGCTCCATCGTGGAGTTGAAGACCCCGCTGGCCAAAGCGCTGATCGTCAGGACATCGAAAGAATAAACGAACCCCCGCTGGACCAGCAAGTGACCTGAGCTGCTGACCAGGATCGCCCAGACGGTCTTGGCCTGGCTGCAGAAAGTGCTCAAAAGCTCTTCCAGTTTGTTGATCTTATCCTCGGTCAGCCTGATCGTGCCGCTTTTGTTAAGCATAGTGAATTATAATAGAAAAATAAACTAAAGTCAAGCCGAATGCTAACTCGGCCTTGGCGATTATCGTTTTTTTCTTAAGCGCGCGCCGAACATGCCGTCAGTGTTATACTCGCCCGGCAGGACTTTAAGATATTGGTCGCCCACGGGCACGAATTCTTTGGCCGGTTCAATCTCGAATTCCGGATAATCCTTGATGAATTCCTCGATGACTTCCTCGTTCTCCCGAGGCAATATGCTGCACGTGGAATAAACCAGGATCCCCCCTGGCTTCAGAAAAGTACCCGCATTTACCAACAGGTCGTACTGGAGCCGGGCCAGCCGGGCAACGACCTTTTTGTTGACCCGGTCCTTTACTTCCGGTCTCTTTGCCACCACGCCGGAATTTGTGCAGGGCGCATCAACGAGGACTTTATCCATACCGTTGACCCGATACCGGCGTCCATCAGCCAGAACCGACGTGATGATCGAGATGCCGAGACGCTCCGCGTTTTCCCCAACGAGACGCAGCCGCGATGCCGATACTTCCCCGGCAATGATCCGACCTTGATTACGCATCATTTCCGCCATATAGGTGGATTTGCTGCCCGGCGCCGAACAGACGTCAACAATCCTGTCGCCGGGCTGGGGGTCAACGAGATGGCATACCAATCCCTGCGCTTCGTCATGGATCGATATCAACCCCCGTTTCATCAGGGGATTGTTGATCAATGTTCCCAACCTGCTGGCGGTCCGGAATTCTTTATACCAGTTGCCCGGTGCCAGGTCTAGTCCGACCTCCCTGAGTTTCTTCTCGACCGTTTCCACGTCGTATTTGTACATGTTTATCCGGATATATGGCGTGGGCCGGTTCTTGAACGATTCGATGATCTTTTCGCCCTCCACCGGGTAAGCCTCTAAGATCTTCCTGAAGACCCACACCTTGGGTTCTCTCAAGGATTGCACCTTCTTGTTGCGCATGATCGATCTCAGCACAGCGTTGATCAGTGCCTTTTCCTTGATAGTCCGGCCCATATTCACGGCTTCATTGACGATGGCATATACCGGGATCCGGTCTAAGAACAGGTACTGGTAAACCGCGACCCGTAGGATGTTCTTTATAACGATGTCAGAATTGACGAAATCGCCCACAAAGGTTTCCCTGATGATCAGGTCGATCTCCTCGCGATGCCTTAATGTGCCGAAGGCTATTTCGTTGGCAAGGGACCGGTCATCATCGGTCAGTTCATCTTTCTCGAATATTTTGCCCAGAGCATCCTTGAGGTTTATCCCCTCATCGACTTCGCATAATGCGCTGAGCGAGACCTCGCGTGCGTTCATCCCAGTTTTTCTCCTTCCTGGACTCGAAATCCATTAAGGAAATCCAATCCCGAGATCTTTTTCTTGTTCTCCGGTTTGATTTCGGTCAATATCACTGAGCCGTCCTGAGTTCCAACGTGGATATTTTTACCCACGATGTGACACGCAGCCGGCGCAAACCTTTTATCCGAAGGTTGGGCGTAGATCACGGTCAGGTCCTGATCCCGGAACCTTGTTTTGGCGCCCGGGCTTGGTGACAAAGACCGGATCAGATTGAAGACCGTCCTGGTGTTGTCGCTCCAGTTGATGACGGTCTCCTCTTTTTGGACCTTAGGCGCGTATATCTTGGACTGCTCGTCCTGCCGGATGCAGTGGCAGGTGCCCTGTTCGATCGACTTGATCACCGCGGGCAGCATGGAAACCGCCAGCAATGACAGCCGTTCGGACAATGAACCATAAGTGTCGGTCAGTTCAATGTGCAATGATTCCTGCGCAATGATCTCGCCATGGTCGATCTTTTCGTCCATGAAAAAGATCGTCACTCCCGTGATCTCCTCGCCCGCCATGATAGCACGCTGGATGGGCGCTGCCCCCCGGTACTTGGGAAGCAATGACGGGTGGATATTGATGCCGCCGTAGCGCGGCACTTTCAGCAGATCACCGTTCAGGATATGACCGTATGCCGATAATATGAACAGATCCGGCTTGAGCGCCTTCATCTCCTGGATGAAAGATTGGTCGTTCGGGTCCTCGGGATCAAATACCCGTATCGACTGCTTTGTTGCCCACTCCGCGACCGATGGCAGGGTCACCTTTAATCCCCTACCCTTTGGCTTCGGCTTGACGATCACGACGCCAGTGACATCGCAATGCCCCGCGACCCCCTGGAGAACGGGCTGCGAGAAGATGGTGGACCCGAAGAATATAGTTTTCATTTCAAATCAGTTCAAGATGCTTAGTTGTCCCGCACATAACCGGATAGCCTAAGGAGATGCCGGCGATACTCGCAAGTTATTAACATATTCAGAGACCTTGGCCGATTCCTCAGACTTGACGTGGTCAATGAACAAAACGCCATTGAGGTGTTCGATCTCGTGCAAAACCGCTCGCGCCAGGAAATCCTCAGCTTCGAAGACAAGCCGTTCATTATACAAATTTTGCATGCTGATCCGCACCTTCCTGGCTCTCGGGATGTGCAGGTACAATTTAGGGAAACTCAGACAGCCTTCTTCCTCGTCTACTATACCATCCGTATCGATCACCGCCGGATTGATCACGGTCATCGGCATTGATTTGTCTTCAAAGGGCGTAGTATTGATGATAAAAAGCCGGACTAAAACGCCGACTTGAGTAGCCGCCAGGCCTAAACCGTCATGTTCCAGCATTAGCGCGGTCATTTGATCGCTAAGTTCGAATATTTCCTCAGTGATCTTATCAACCGGTCGTGCGATTTTTCTCAAAATTTCATCCGGATAACGCACGATCTTTAGCGTTTCAGTCTTGATCATAGAGGTGTGTTGTGCATTCTACTTTGTCGGCTCGGCTTTTTGAGCTTCGATCTTGCCAGAAATGTGCCCCTTGTCAAAATCTACCTTTACGCCGTCAGCGATAACCACAGAAATAACATGATCCTTAACATTGGCTACCACTCCGTATATACCGCTTGATGTTATTACCCGATCGCCCTTTTGAAGTGAATTCATGAGCTTTTGATGCTGTTTCTGCTTTCTCTGCTGGGGCATGATCAATAAGAAATAAAATATGACGAAAATAACAACTAACGGTAGCAAGCTCACCAGTGGATTGCTACCCGTCTGCTGTCCCTGTCCCGCTGCTTGACCAAACAAAAATTCCATTACATCTCCTTTCAAAAATTTTTATCTAATCTATTATCTAATAATTAGTATCTATCTCCTAGCACCTTACGCCTGCTATATTATACATTGATTTAGACAAAAGTCAATACATTTAAGTTTACTTTGCTCCCGTCAGGGATAACAGAAACCCACGATTTTACGGCATAATTCAGGCTATATTTCCGATCTGCCTTCAAGCGCCCGAGCAACGGTTGTATCATCGGCCAGGTCAAGATCGCTTCCCATGGGCAAACCACGGGCGATCCGCGTCACCTTGATACCAAGGGATTTTAGAGTCTTGGCAATATACAAAGCTGTCACATCGCCTTCGGTCGTGGGGTTAGTTGCGATGATCACTTCCGATATGTGTTGTTTTTTGACGCGTTCGATCAGTGAATTGATCCTCAAATCCTCAGGAGCGACATCATTGATCGGCGAAACAACGCCGTGCAGGACATGGTAAACGCCCTTGTATTCGCTTAGCCTCTCCACGACCATCACATCTGATGGCTGCTCGACCACACAGATCTTATCGGTCTCACGGTTCGGGTTCACGCAGATATCACAGGGATCCTTCTCTGCCAGGTTGTGACAGATGCCGCACTCTTTTAGGCCGGTCCGGGCACGGATAATGGCGTCGGTGAGTTCCTGGACTTTTGCCTTTTCAAGTTTTTGCAGGTAAAAGGCTATCCGCTGGGCGGATTTACGACCGATCCCGGGCAGCCACTGGAGTTTTTCGATCAGGTCGGCAAGCAGGGGCATGGATAATATTATTCAAAACGTTAGTCAAGTCAATAAGTTATTCCTCTTGACTTTTCCAACGGTCGCTGAATGCTAACACGTGTAAATAAGGCGC contains:
- a CDS encoding DUF4388 domain-containing protein, which codes for MAIKGSLSEASLPDVIQLLGYSQKAGCLSVTDGRNFGNIFIKNGKVIFATLLNRKDRIGDILVAKQKITSAELEKALVLQKERKKRIGEVLVETGIITTTILEEELKEQIIETIFTMLTWDTGYFNFEADLLPGEEEFTVELSPQGVLLEGARRIDEWRKIENKLPPFETVLVSKGDCSVVPLTEQEQKIVQLINGARNIDEILKLSEYDFFETCRTIYGLISAGLLEKPEKPLTAQKTTGDIAEFKNLGFAFFKTEMYDEAEREFNKILEIDPANAEALLYRGLIEARRVNYDQAKDLLEKAVAIDKRPSILNNLGYVCCKLALYDEAIAHLSAAREMAVANNKVNCNLGIAYYGKGNYAQAEQVFMQVLEKAPEYITPYIYLSLTRAKQHDMPKAAILLHEAIDKFPRTAAFKNNLAVFLEAMAKPEEAEKLYRQALEENPDAVQLVRNLADFYYEAQILGAARELYERIPADKRDWDALFKMGNIALRQGDADSALSLWEQAQHLNPQQPVIQKNIEILKKSRETAGGN
- a CDS encoding DnaA/Hda family protein, yielding MKKVFSFENFYVYDGNRVAYLAAQKIVQFPGEIFNPLYVYSGTGLGKTHLLWALYTELNKKYPATFFTGKDFERYLDEARDHSSLLVVDDIYTIADKYQPIFLEVIDSYLTAGKQICFSGTIAPRDLNNFNHKLVSRLEGGLVCDIQPPKEMALVDIIKKKSTEMSIILPDEIALELAQLSAGSFRAIEGMVNRLVAYSSLGNLNVDLNSIRMILKDFYPKGLYSPVSSLLEELKKNATEVLQEVTEKIDMREEYRERIYIWEMKGFDTSLLKPLLDGDVTALASAYNDFIKKVERLIELQKIFGTVDTNENPDDAMRIESMLFSPGKISEIETLIEKMKRGAPIPPPVTATAPIVAVPGKVVVPPPAAPAIAEAAKPLRTFDTYIIGKSNKAVRDFYYDSIVTNPGTKFNPFIIIGGEGNGKTHLLEAICSDLLSRRIAAVLVDLEQAPSIMDSGLSNTEVLIIDNLTALWDFKPIMRRDWLDLLNDRIKGDKEIIMSSELATNDDRFTDEERMLFELGMEVVVNPPGLDIAEVYIRKSLPGTWAEQVIKTGLPDFERFSSLVDFVKSLSPEKPAPDLEPVGPAESVTTKGEAGSQPTEEVAAAVSEPSVSEPSADSLVNLGLPGEEPVPAAAELPEPGGIAGMVHDMVTEVSTAAAATPPAVVPAKPIVAEIQPDAASVQLKTVKEERLIIPEIPGELIEENY
- the rsmB gene encoding 16S rRNA (cytosine(967)-C(5))-methyltransferase RsmB, whose product is MNAREVSLSALCEVDEGINLKDALGKIFEKDELTDDDRSLANEIAFGTLRHREEIDLIIRETFVGDFVNSDIVIKNILRVAVYQYLFLDRIPVYAIVNEAVNMGRTIKEKALINAVLRSIMRNKKVQSLREPKVWVFRKILEAYPVEGEKIIESFKNRPTPYIRINMYKYDVETVEKKLREVGLDLAPGNWYKEFRTASRLGTLINNPLMKRGLISIHDEAQGLVCHLVDPQPGDRIVDVCSAPGSKSTYMAEMMRNQGRIIAGEVSASRLRLVGENAERLGISIITSVLADGRRYRVNGMDKVLVDAPCTNSGVVAKRPEVKDRVNKKVVARLARLQYDLLVNAGTFLKPGGILVYSTCSILPRENEEVIEEFIKDYPEFEIEPAKEFVPVGDQYLKVLPGEYNTDGMFGARLRKKR
- the fmt gene encoding methionyl-tRNA formyltransferase, with the translated sequence MKTIFFGSTIFSQPVLQGVAGHCDVTGVVIVKPKPKGRGLKVTLPSVAEWATKQSIRVFDPEDPNDQSFIQEMKALKPDLFILSAYGHILNGDLLKVPRYGGINIHPSLLPKYRGAAPIQRAIMAGEEITGVTIFFMDEKIDHGEIIAQESLHIELTDTYGSLSERLSLLAVSMLPAVIKSIEQGTCHCIRQDEQSKIYAPKVQKEETVINWSDNTRTVFNLIRSLSPSPGAKTRFRDQDLTVIYAQPSDKRFAPAACHIVGKNIHVGTQDGSVILTEIKPENKKKISGLDFLNGFRVQEGEKLG
- the def gene encoding peptide deformylase is translated as MIKTETLKIVRYPDEILRKIARPVDKITEEIFELSDQMTALMLEHDGLGLAATQVGVLVRLFIINTTPFEDKSMPMTVINPAVIDTDGIVDEEEGCLSFPKLYLHIPRARKVRISMQNLYNERLVFEAEDFLARAVLHEIEHLNGVLFIDHVKSEESAKVSEYVNNLRVSPASP
- the yajC gene encoding preprotein translocase subunit YajC, whose translation is MEFLFGQAAGQGQQTGSNPLVSLLPLVVIFVIFYFLLIMPQQRKQKQHQKLMNSLQKGDRVITSSGIYGVVANVKDHVISVVIADGVKVDFDKGHISGKIEAQKAEPTK
- the recR gene encoding recombination mediator RecR; translation: MLSMPLLADLIEKLQWLPGIGRKSAQRIAFYLQKLEKAKVQELTDAIIRARTGLKECGICHNLAEKDPCDICVNPNRETDKICVVEQPSDVMVVERLSEYKGVYHVLHGVVSPINDVAPEDLRINSLIERVKKQHISEVIIATNPTTEGDVTALYIAKTLKSLGIKVTRIARGLPMGSDLDLADDTTVARALEGRSEI